A genomic stretch from Anaerolinea thermophila UNI-1 includes:
- a CDS encoding regulatory protein RecX has protein sequence MAGVITALESQKRNSQRINVFIDQRFAFSLSRIVAAWLTVGQFLSDEKIEQLKQEDAIEVAMQSGLQLLSVRPRSEAELRGRLQTKGFSETVIESVITRLKQGGLVGDAEFARMWSEQRQALRQKSRKVIALELRQKGVTDEIVQEVLAESLPDDKVAYLAGKKYLRRIIHLEKSQFLQKMIGYLARRGFSYEVSRETAYRLWQEVSGGSSKSNGREELELWDSLDG, from the coding sequence ATGGCGGGTGTAATTACTGCTCTGGAATCTCAAAAACGCAATTCTCAACGGATCAATGTTTTTATTGATCAACGATTTGCTTTCTCGCTCTCAAGAATTGTCGCCGCATGGCTTACGGTGGGACAATTCTTGAGCGATGAAAAGATTGAGCAGTTAAAACAAGAAGACGCCATTGAAGTAGCCATGCAATCAGGATTGCAATTGCTCAGTGTACGACCTCGATCAGAAGCGGAATTACGAGGGCGACTTCAAACCAAAGGCTTTTCTGAGACGGTCATTGAAAGTGTGATTACTCGTCTCAAGCAAGGTGGATTGGTGGGGGACGCCGAATTTGCCCGGATGTGGTCAGAGCAAAGGCAGGCTCTTCGCCAAAAAAGTCGCAAAGTAATTGCTTTGGAACTTCGACAAAAAGGGGTGACAGACGAAATTGTTCAAGAGGTTCTGGCAGAATCTCTTCCAGACGATAAAGTTGCTTATCTCGCCGGAAAAAAATACTTGAGACGAATCATCCATTTAGAGAAAAGCCAGTTTCTGCAAAAGATGATAGGCTATCTTGCCAGACGCGGCTTTTCTTATGAGGTTTCCCGGGAGACGGCTTATCGTCTTTGGCAAGAGGTTTCTGGTGGCTCCTCTAAATCCAATGGAAGAGAGGAACTTGAATTATGGGACAGTCTGGATGGGTGA
- the rny gene encoding ribonuclease Y encodes MGQSGWVIIFVVLALEILLGIAVVYFLVQKYQQEYRKQQDAKADNIINQATEKARVIQLEAKDKALKIQQEAELELSRRRQELAREEERLTKRRAELDHRLERLEQREQMLNKRQSAIDKRANEIEKLYSDQMLELQRIAEMTKEQAREVLLQEVEKEARNDMARIIRQIETEARIEGEKRAREIIADAIQRVASEHVSEVTTSVVSLPNDEMKGRIVGRNGRNIRTFEQLAGVDVIVDDTPEAVTISCFDSVRREVARRALERLILDGRIHPAHIEKILNEEQRNVEKEIEEAGQQAAFDANVAGLHPEILKMLGRLKFRTSYGQNQLAHAVEVSRLAAVIASELGADVEVCKAGALLHDLGKAMDHNTEGTHAMLGAEFARRYGVHPKVVNCIASHHHEVEQESVEAVIVEAADAISGARPGARREDLEQYIKRLRALEEIANSFKGVSQSFAIQAGREVRIIVRPEDVDDLAATRMARDIAKKIEETMQYPGQIKVTVIRETRAIDYAK; translated from the coding sequence ATGGGACAGTCTGGATGGGTGATAATTTTTGTAGTCCTGGCACTTGAAATTCTACTTGGAATTGCTGTGGTATATTTCCTCGTTCAAAAATATCAACAAGAATACCGGAAGCAACAGGATGCTAAAGCCGATAACATCATTAATCAAGCCACAGAAAAAGCACGAGTAATTCAACTCGAAGCCAAAGATAAGGCTCTGAAGATCCAACAGGAAGCGGAACTGGAACTGAGTCGCAGACGTCAGGAACTGGCTCGTGAAGAAGAGCGGTTAACTAAGCGAAGAGCGGAGTTGGATCATCGCCTGGAGCGTCTTGAACAACGTGAACAAATGTTAAATAAGCGACAGAGTGCTATTGACAAACGGGCAAATGAAATTGAAAAACTCTACAGCGACCAGATGCTTGAACTTCAACGCATTGCTGAAATGACCAAAGAGCAGGCTCGAGAAGTTCTCTTACAGGAAGTGGAAAAGGAAGCCCGCAATGACATGGCACGCATAATTCGGCAAATTGAGACTGAAGCGCGTATTGAGGGAGAAAAACGTGCACGGGAAATTATTGCCGATGCGATTCAGCGGGTGGCTTCAGAACATGTGTCTGAGGTGACCACTTCTGTTGTTTCGCTTCCTAATGATGAAATGAAGGGAAGAATTGTTGGTAGAAACGGAAGGAACATTCGTACCTTTGAACAACTCGCAGGTGTGGATGTGATTGTTGACGACACTCCCGAAGCCGTCACAATTTCATGCTTTGACTCGGTGAGACGTGAGGTTGCTCGGCGGGCGCTGGAACGCCTGATTCTCGATGGAAGAATCCATCCCGCGCATATCGAAAAAATCCTCAATGAAGAACAACGGAATGTGGAAAAAGAAATTGAAGAGGCTGGTCAGCAAGCCGCCTTTGATGCGAATGTCGCTGGTTTACACCCAGAAATTCTTAAGATGCTGGGCAGATTAAAATTCCGCACTTCTTATGGACAGAATCAACTTGCCCATGCAGTGGAAGTTTCACGTTTGGCGGCAGTCATTGCCTCAGAGTTAGGTGCTGATGTAGAAGTATGTAAAGCCGGCGCGCTTCTTCATGATTTGGGGAAGGCTATGGATCACAACACTGAGGGTACTCATGCCATGTTGGGCGCTGAATTTGCCCGTCGGTACGGTGTTCATCCCAAGGTTGTGAATTGTATTGCGTCCCATCATCATGAAGTTGAGCAAGAATCGGTTGAGGCGGTAATTGTTGAAGCGGCAGATGCAATTTCTGGCGCTCGTCCCGGTGCGAGACGTGAAGATTTGGAACAGTATATTAAGCGCTTGCGTGCTTTGGAAGAAATTGCAAATTCTTTCAAAGGCGTTAGTCAGTCATTTGCGATTCAGGCGGGACGAGAAGTCAGAATCATTGTTCGTCCTGAAGATGTAGATGACCTGGCGGCAACACGAATGGCGCGAGATATTGCCAAGAAGATTGAAGAGACCATGCAATATCCTGGACAAATTAAGGTCACAGTGATTCGGGAAACGCGAGCCATAGATTACGCAAAATAA